The stretch of DNA ATTGTATTAATGCATGTCCTTATGATGCGCGTTATGTGGATAATCGAACCAATACAGTCGATAAATGTACCTTCTGTTCAGATACGAGACTAGCGAATGGCGAAACAACCACAGCATGTCAAGCGACCTGCCCAACAAAAGTGAGGGTATTTGGTGATTTAGATGATCCAAACAGCGAGATTTCTGTATTGCTTGCTAACAAAGAGTATCGTCAAGTGAAAGAACACTTGGGTACGAAACCAAAACTATTTTATATCTTGTAGGAGTTTATGATGCAAACAATTTCTTTGAAAAAACTCTTTTATTTTGAAAAAACGCCTCTTAATCTGGGGATAGCAATTGTAACCGTAGCACTTCTTGCCGCTTTTATGGCAGGCGCGGTTGCCTATATCTTACATGGACACCATGTTTACAATGTAACAAGACAACATCCATGGGGTTTACTCATCGCAATGTATGTCTTCTTTGTTGTATCCAGCACAGGTCTTTGTATTATCTCCTCTATTGGACATGTTTTTGGAATTCCTGAGTTTCAGCAAATTGGTAAACGCGCTATTGCGGGTGCTATTATTACCATTAGTTCGGGTTTTGCGGTTATTGGCTTAGAGATTGGTCACCCAATGACAATGCTCATTTACAACGTCTTAACTCCTGGTCTTACCTCTGCTATTTGGTGGATGGGAACGTTGTATGGTCTTTATCTTACCTTTATCTGTTTAGAGTTTTTCTTTTTAGCGATTAAGGTCAATCACACGTTTTCTAAAATCTTTGGTATTTGTGGACTTTTAGTGGGTCTTGCGGCGCACTCTAACCTTGGAGCCGTTTTTGGATTTTTGATTTCACGTCCTTCAGCTAATGGTGTATTTTATCCTGTGTATTTTATTCTCTCCGCGATGATTACAGGATGTTACTTGGTTTTCTTAATGTATGGCTTTAGATACAAAATGAATTTTCCTGAAAAAGTAAGCGTTATGCTTGTCAAACTTTCAAAAATTTTAGGCATGCTTTTAGCCGTGCTTATTTTCTTTGAAGCGTGGAAAATTTTAACAGCGTTGTATGGAGATATGCCAGAGCGCGCAGCGACTATTTTACATGCCATTAAACATCCAAATTTTTGGTTTGGTGAGTTGATCTTAGGTATGTTAATTCCTTTCGCGATTATTTTAGTGAGCAATGCAAAAGCGATTAAAGCAACCATTTATGCCTCTATCACAGGCATGGTAGGTATTTTCTTTATGCGTTATGACTTAGTTCATGACACATTGCTTTATCCTATGACAACACTCAAACGTGCTGAATATCAAGTAGCGCCTTCATTTGTAGAGTACTTCCCATCCGCTGCAGAATTTGCAATAGGATTTGGTGGTATTGGTTTGGCTCTGTTTATGTATTATCTTGCCGATAAAGTCTTTAATCTTGATGAAACCGAAAGTGCTCATCATTAAACAATAGTTTTTAGATGCACAGTGGAAAAGATTTTTTCACTGTGCAGTACTTTTTGAAATCTTCGTTTCCCCTACATTTAATCGTCAAAAAATGACATGCTACTCTTAGTAAAAAATAGTTATCTTCTTAAATTTTTTTTGAATGTTTAATGCTTTTTAAGTAATAAAGTATAATAATTATTATGTTTTCTTTATATAATTATTAGGTTATAGCTTTGCTTGGTGTCACATTTGTGATCAATAACGTTTCAGTACTCAAAGAATATTTTATAATTGGGTCTGTTAATGTATAACTATAGAAAAAGGAGATGAGATGAAACTAAGAATAATTAGTTCAAGCATTGTTGTTGCAGTATTATTATTAAGTGGGTGTACAACACAACCAGAAGGAACTGCTACAACTGTAAAAGTGTTAAGTGAACCCTCTGCAAATGTGAAAGGTCTTATTGAAAAATTTAAGTTAGAAAACGTTGATTATGCTTATGTAAAGCAAGCTATTGGAAATGGTACAAGAGAAGGTGCAAAAGCGCTTTTAATTGATGCGCGCCCCAATCCAAAATATTTAGCCAGCACCATTCCTTCGAGTATCAATATACCTGATACGCAGATTGATAAATTTATCGGGCAGCTTGATAAAGTGGCAAAAGACAAAGAAATTATCGTCTTTTGTGGCGGATGGGACTGTGAAAAAAGTCCTATCGTTGCGGGTCATTTGAAAGAAAAAGGCTTCACAAATGTAAAACTTTACCAAGCGGGTGAGCCAGAATGGATCAGCAAAAACTATCCTGAGATAGGTTTGCCAGCTGCTCAAGCTATTTTCAAAAACAATAGCGCTGTATTTATGGACGCAAGACCTTATGCAAAATATATGGCAGGAACTATTCCAGGGGCACTGTACATGAGTGATGAAGAAGTCGATAAACTAAAAGGACGTTTGCCAGCTGATAAGGCAACACCAATCGTAAGCTTTTGCGAGGGTTATAGTTGTGCTAAATCACATAACTTAGCTAAAAAACTTCAAGAGTTTGGTTATCAAAAAATTAGCGTCTATGCCGGTGGCTACCCTGAGTGGAAAGAAGCTGGACAATTGACCACAGCGGGTGGAGCAAAAAAGGTAGAAGTCGCCACAACGCCTAAAAAAGATGTTTTTGTTGAAGGTGTCAAACTAGGTGAAGACGAAGGAAGTGTTGATGGTGAGTGGTATAAGGCGCTTATTGTTAGCGACAAAATCCCTGCAAATGTAGCCGTTGTCGATGTGAGAACGGCTGGAGAGTTTGCCAATGGTCACATTAAAGGGGCTATCAATATTGAAGCTGGCAAACTAAATGCCAAAGACTTAGCTGCTAAATTACCAAAAGGGAAGGTTGTTATTTTTAACTGTTCTGCCGGTGGACGTTCTATGGAAGCTTTTATGAAACTTAAAGATGCCAAAATTGATGTGAGTAAAATTCTCTATTTTGATGCCAATATCAAATGTGATAAAAGCGGTAAGTGTGATATCAAAGTAAATGAGCCATTAGGCTAGAATCTTTACATGTAAACCTAAAAAGGGGGTGGAGGAGTTAAATCCTCTCGCCCCTTTTTTTATGCTTGAACAAAAGCTTATTCGTCGCGTGATCCAAAAATACCAAGAATTTGAAGCAGTGAAATGAAAAGATTTAGAAAATCTAAATACAAGGCAATAGCACCTTCAATAGGCGTCTCATAAGCACCTTTAATGATGTTCTGTGTATCGTAAAGGATAAAAGCACTAAATAAGATAGAGCTAATACT from Sulfurospirillum oryzae encodes:
- a CDS encoding rhodanese-like domain-containing protein yields the protein MKLRIISSSIVVAVLLLSGCTTQPEGTATTVKVLSEPSANVKGLIEKFKLENVDYAYVKQAIGNGTREGAKALLIDARPNPKYLASTIPSSINIPDTQIDKFIGQLDKVAKDKEIIVFCGGWDCEKSPIVAGHLKEKGFTNVKLYQAGEPEWISKNYPEIGLPAAQAIFKNNSAVFMDARPYAKYMAGTIPGALYMSDEEVDKLKGRLPADKATPIVSFCEGYSCAKSHNLAKKLQEFGYQKISVYAGGYPEWKEAGQLTTAGGAKKVEVATTPKKDVFVEGVKLGEDEGSVDGEWYKALIVSDKIPANVAVVDVRTAGEFANGHIKGAINIEAGKLNAKDLAAKLPKGKVVIFNCSAGGRSMEAFMKLKDAKIDVSKILYFDANIKCDKSGKCDIKVNEPLG
- the nrfD gene encoding NrfD/PsrC family molybdoenzyme membrane anchor subunit; protein product: MQTISLKKLFYFEKTPLNLGIAIVTVALLAAFMAGAVAYILHGHHVYNVTRQHPWGLLIAMYVFFVVSSTGLCIISSIGHVFGIPEFQQIGKRAIAGAIITISSGFAVIGLEIGHPMTMLIYNVLTPGLTSAIWWMGTLYGLYLTFICLEFFFLAIKVNHTFSKIFGICGLLVGLAAHSNLGAVFGFLISRPSANGVFYPVYFILSAMITGCYLVFLMYGFRYKMNFPEKVSVMLVKLSKILGMLLAVLIFFEAWKILTALYGDMPERAATILHAIKHPNFWFGELILGMLIPFAIILVSNAKAIKATIYASITGMVGIFFMRYDLVHDTLLYPMTTLKRAEYQVAPSFVEYFPSAAEFAIGFGGIGLALFMYYLADKVFNLDETESAHH